Part of the Phycodurus eques isolate BA_2022a chromosome 3, UOR_Pequ_1.1, whole genome shotgun sequence genome, CAATATACTGGTGAGGAGGGATGGGTGAGTGTCGATACCAGGTATCAGTATCACgccgataccggccttatttccaggtatcgggtacttgcgaaggctgccgatacctgccaccgatacttaaggcaaaaaaatctgacatcaagTAAGTTCTCCTCACCAGTAGTGGGCACTACACTGCGGCGGTTTAACACAGCGGCAAATCATCATGtgcatcagaaagaaagaacTTTGTTCATAATTTTCTGTCATTGTagtaattgaaattttatgtatcaaaagtactggtGGCTTTGGTGAGTACCCGTACCAGcccaaaaaaaagtggtatcgaaaaTCTCTACTGATAACATTAAGTATTACAAAAATAGAATtgcacaaataaaggcctcaAATAAACAACCCCAGCCGCTATTTGCAGAAATAGGGTATGCTTGTAAATTGTGTTGCACGTAGGCTACAAAAGCCCCTAAAAGCTCATTTATTTGACATGAACATAAGCAAACAAACCCAAGGAGTTTCCTCTTCCTGAGGATTGGGTTGTTGACAGAGTTGAGTGGCTTCAGGCTGATGTTCAGATCCTGAATCCTCATGTTGGCCAATTGCTCCGCATGGGCCTGCTGGATACCTGCGACCACCGCCTGAGATACATCCCGAGTGTCATTGCATCTTCATTTAAAACGACTCCAACAGTGTCTTGACCCCTCCCCGCCCACCTTGTCCATCATCATCTGGGCCGAGGGCAGCACGTTGTCCAGGGCCTCGGTGCAGTTGAGCCACGGGTGAGACAAGACTCCTTCGATGGTTAGCCTCTCCTCTGGCTTCACCTTCAGCAGCCTGCAGGGAGCACAACAAGGAAGGGAAGCGTGATTCACAAATGAACTCATAGTCGGTAGTCTTGGTATTGGTAAAAAGTTTTGGACTAGAAATAAGGACTGGAGATATTTGTGTCCAACAACATGCAGGCCCAGTAATCTCTGCCAGAAAACTCTAGCCATTCAAATATAAAATTACATGAGAGCTGGGTTACGATTATTTCATCTATGTTCTTTTTCCTTATGCCTcctaattaaaatacaaaaggtTTCCAAATGCCTGAGCAGGACCAAGACGCCATGAGATGTTTTTTAACTACACATAATGTATTGTTTCTTCCTCTATTGTTGACTTGCCTTGAATTTCAATTGCAAATCTCTGATGCTATCAACCACACCCAATGTGCTGTATCTTCTGATTGTTGTATTTGCTTTATTTGCTCACACGTGGGGGGTATAACGACCTCAGCATGAAATGTCTTTTTGGCCAAATACCATGAAACCACTTTGCTAAGATAAGAAACTGTGCAAGCTTGTTTGTCTTTAAAAGAATCCTTCTCTATATTACAGAGGCTAATTGTTTCCACAACAAAGGAAacagttttttaaatatgtaacaaaaaacaaaaaggggacTCTTATTGTCTACTCTGTTGGCAAGCAATAGAAACACAGCACCGAGTCACAAAATTAAACCAGACGGTCAGTCGTTCGGTACATTCAGTCTCTTTCAAGGCTGTTCAGTATTATTTTGCACTACCCAACAATATGTAAACAATAATCTAACTGTAGAAGTACATGTGAAACAACTTGCATCCCTACTTCTTCATGTTCGTCACTGCGTCTgtcatgattttttatttattttttgctgataGTACtgcaaataatttatttcttcacttctatgacagttaagaagtttaaatgttactttaaatatTGCTCGTGCAGTTAATATAGGTGTTACAATGACAAGTAAATGattctatttgtttattttatgggCATTAACAAGGGAGCTACTGTAACTAAACCTACTTGCGCACGATGTCCTTTGCCATCTCTGAGATCTGACTCCACTCGTCTTCAGGGAAGTCAAAGCTGCCCATCATGATCTTCTTTCTCATGTCCTTGGGAATGGTGCGACTGTGATGCTTGGAGTAGAATGGAGGATAGCCGCACAGCATCACGTAGATGATGACGCCCAGAGACCACAAGTCACAGCTCTGGAGAAAGACAATGAGAGTTGATTCAAGTTACACTGCCTATCCTATCACTTCCTGTTCAAGTCTCACCTTGTTGTAGGTGTAAGGAGTGGGTGAGGTAGGTATGATTCCAGACTTTTCCTTCTGGTGTCTTCTTTGAGCCTCAAGTACCTGCAGTGCAACAACCAGGTTTGATATGCATtctatttaatgtttatttttctgtttgttttctacCTGAGGAGCTACATAGTAGGGAGTGAACTGAGGTGTCATCAAGTCCCCCTGATCTATTTTGGCAAAGCCGAAGTCACACAGCTTCACGGGAGCATCCTGAGGAAAATgtggtaaaacaacaacaacagtaaaaCATGGCACAAACAATATCGTCGTGTAAGAGTAAGTGGAGAAATTCCTCCAATTACCAAAGAGTTATCCTTGAAGAGCAGGTTCTCTGGCTTCAGGTCCCGATGTGCAATATTTAAGGAGTGACAGTGTTCCAAGGCTTGACTGATCTGTAGGAGGAGGGATGTCACACGTTTATGTGTGTGTCTCAACAAATGCTAATGGCCACATGGCGCGCTGATCTAGTGTGACATCAGCTGCGGAATCCAAGCAGGGAGCTGCTAACGAGACTGCGAGACCTGCTGATAGTCATGTGACAAAAAAGGTTTAACACCTGTAAAACGTGCGTAGAGACGACGCTGGTTAGAAATCACGAGACTGATGGAGTGCGCATGTATACTGCCATTGCCTACCTGCTTTGTGACTTCGCTGGCCATTTTTTCAGTAAAGTGCCTGTGCTGACTGATTCTGTGGAACAGTTCGCCGCCTTCCATCATCTCCATGACAATCAGAAGCCGGGCTCTGCCAAATACGACACTTTTCAAAACAAGGCAGCATAAATAACGCGACGCAGATGGGTAGACAAGGTTACCTCGGGCTGGACTCGTGTGGGAACTGGACACTGTTGGCGTACACCTCCAAGATTTGCACAATGTTTGGGTGGTTGGCGCACATCATATGGAGTCGCACCTGCAGACAAAAACAGTCAAGTGTTTAAAATCAGTGAACATAGCAGCATCCAGtctgtgatgcatttaaaaaccACCCGCAATATGTGAAAAGCTgtaatatagagagaccatgtAAATAGTTGTATTCCTCCCACaggctttaaaaacatttcagcttACTAACACACACTTGTAAACACACTGtaaatgtaatactgtacaatattgtAATCCCTGTGTTGGATATGTTCCAATATAAGAGGCGGGCCTGGTGGAACGAGGGGTGTGATGCCAGCAAGTTGGAGCGAGGTCtgagtgtgagtgtctgggcgtgagctgtggccaacaCCAGCTTCTGCCTGAATGTGCTCATTGTGGCTAATTGCAGCTTGCCATTCAATAAAAAGCTGCAAAGTTcctcggcgactgtggctctccttccccacatgcaagggcattacagaTTTCTGTGATATTGCAGGGATTTCCGTGATagacaaagtgacaaaaaaagaaaaaaaacatacgatGTAGCAGCATGATGGACCCACAACacagcgagggaacactgtacaatcACTACTCTCTTGCTAGATTTGTTGTGGTAGATATTAGTTGAACAGACTTTAGTGGAGCATTACTTTCATATCTGTCCACTAACACCAGCATCTCCCATATTTAAAGTGGTTAGAGGGCTGAAACATGCTACTgtatttgtccatccatttttttacccTGTATTTATACcctaatttttttgctttcatctTCCATCAATAAAAGACTGAAGAAAAACGCTCTAATTACTTAATTCAATTGATGGAAAATGGGAGTAAAAACACTGAAATTGGCTAGCGAACATCCCAGGGTGCATCTCGCCTCTCACCCacagtcagttgggatagagTCTAGCTAAACCAAGACTCCCATGAAGACAAATGCTCGACGAAATGAATGGGTGGAAGGGATTAAAAATAAGTTTAGTGTTCATATTTTTTCCCAGAGTACACATTTCGAGAAAATTTTGcagttttatacaaatattactgagaccaaagttatcgatttaattcattcactcaaaccatctaaggcaaaggatgtttttggaatggacacgaacatgctcaaagatctaggttcaactcttgctactcctattgcctcaatcattaatctttcaatttcatctggtcactttccaaaggcctggaaatctgctattgttacccctgtctttaaatccggtgactcaaattgtctgaataactaccgacctataagcattcttccggccatttccaaagttgcagaaaaatgggtgtcagagcagattgtccattatttaaacagcagctccccctctctccacgccatgcagtttggtttcagatccaagcattccactgaaatggctacatgcctcttcattgagaaaataaaatcttctctcgacaagggtggagttgtaggggcggtgttcttggacctcaggaaagctttcgatacagtaaatcactctgttcttcttaccaagctctcaaaatttaacttctctcacaaagctgtgagctggattgaatcatatctgcatgaccgaacacaatctgtatcagttaacaactacagatcagagtctcttaggctaacctctggagtccctcagggatcaatataaggcccccttttatttagtgtttatatcaacgatttgcccactgtttgttctgaagcagagtgcttaatgtatgcagacgacacggttttctttgttcatggtcgctccaaagatactgttgctgctaaactcactaatacaatgtcctgtgtcacaacttggttgcaggagtgctgtctacagctaaacgtttctaaaactgtaggcatgtatttcactaaaacaaatagagtatcacctgaccccgatatacttgttaatggagaaaaaatgcaaattgtcagccaatacaaatatcttgggttaataatagattcacagctttcctttaaagcccatattgacaaattgtgtaaaaatatcaaattaaacctcgcaaattttcgtgcaattcgaaatgaaatgtcaactgaagccgcaaaaatgtacttatattcaatgattcttagtcactttaactattgcataaccagttggtcccaggctggtcagaatgcaaaaaaaacattggaagttttgtacaaacaagcaattaaagtgatggataaaaaaccaaggcactatcatcactgtgcaattttaaaaaaatacagtcttttaaactgggacagtcttcacatatttgcagatttaaatttgatttataaagtactgcatgatttggctccagctcctctggctgagttcatcagccaaagaaacagctctgagcgtgtcactcgaggctctgtcagaggtgactgtctcattcctctttttttttgttatgatcaaatgatttgtggttttattctctcttaatagtaagtctttatgtatcctgttttatattatattgtcttgtagatgtattttactgcttttttacatcatggccaggggactacagatgaaaactagccttctggctaattctggcttttttaaccatgtgtatttcatgtgttttatgaaattgcattgtcccctttcaaataaactgattaataataataataataataataataataataaaaaaaagagcacatgATTTAACTGAGACGATGTTTTGCTCATATTTTACCCAGCCGTGTCATGAGAGCTTGCATGCTGACTGCATGCCTGAGAAGTAGGAGGCTGCTAATGGCACAAAGGAGCACCTAGACACTGTGTTTAAGAATGTTACATCCTCACAAACAGAAGCAGCACAAGAGTGACACTAAACCTCAAACAAAAAGAATTCAAGTGCAACAAAAAACAGGTAGTGATTGTCTAACCTCATTCCTAGCTTTCGGGCGATCAATGAGGATCTTCAGGGCCAATCGTTCCTGTGTTGACTTCTTCACACAAACTCTTAACAAGGATAAAAGAGAAGGTTAAAGTGACTCTTCTAGGGACGTCTcgatccaactttttccacTTCCGATGTGAtaccaatattgcagccttgagttttggccaatACCGATATCGGTACGACCCAATTTctgcaataatcatacataatttacttatttgGTAGTATAGAATGTTAGAAagggcttgatcaagtgatattactctaACAGAGAATATCAATCAGCAACAGCAGTTATGacaaaaactgacccatttattattaaccaataaGTTACATAGTGTGCCCGTCTTGACCTATGATGGGAGTGTGGTGCACGTAATAAGATAcacgcagtaaaaaaaaaaaaaaaaaaaaaaagaagtcacgatcaaatattgttattataactcgTTTCTCACAGTTCGAAGAATACATGCCAGAGAATAtggttatattgcctgtttatacagcatttgtgtaccaatattcattactTTGAGAAATACAAGTG contains:
- the mapkapk5 gene encoding MAP kinase-activated protein kinase 5 isoform X1 — translated: MSEDNSADNFIKEASILEEYNINWTQKLGAGISGPVRVCVKKSTQERLALKILIDRPKARNEVRLHMMCANHPNIVQILEVYANSVQFPHESSPRARLLIVMEMMEGGELFHRISQHRHFTEKMASEVTKQISQALEHCHSLNIAHRDLKPENLLFKDNSLDAPVKLCDFGFAKIDQGDLMTPQFTPYYVAPQVLEAQRRHQKEKSGIIPTSPTPYTYNKSCDLWSLGVIIYVMLCGYPPFYSKHHSRTIPKDMRKKIMMGSFDFPEDEWSQISEMAKDIVRKLLKVKPEERLTIEGVLSHPWLNCTEALDNVLPSAQMMMDKAVVAGIQQAHAEQLANMRIQDLNISLKPLNSVNNPILRKRKLLGPKPSDGFFIHDPENGGEDSNVALEKLRDVIAQCILPQAGENEDEKLNMVMYEAWRFNRDCKLLRDGLQGLSWDGRAFSDKVDRLKLAEIVKQAIEERTNLEESH
- the mapkapk5 gene encoding MAP kinase-activated protein kinase 5 isoform X2, with translation MMCANHPNIVQILEVYANSVQFPHESSPRARLLIVMEMMEGGELFHRISQHRHFTEKMASEVTKQISQALEHCHSLNIAHRDLKPENLLFKDNSLDAPVKLCDFGFAKIDQGDLMTPQFTPYYVAPQVLEAQRRHQKEKSGIIPTSPTPYTYNKSCDLWSLGVIIYVMLCGYPPFYSKHHSRTIPKDMRKKIMMGSFDFPEDEWSQISEMAKDIVRKLLKVKPEERLTIEGVLSHPWLNCTEALDNVLPSAQMMMDKAVVAGIQQAHAEQLANMRIQDLNISLKPLNSVNNPILRKRKLLGPKPSDGFFIHDPENGGEDSNVALEKLRDVIAQCILPQAGENEDEKLNMVMYEAWRFNRDCKLLRDGLQGLSWDGRAFSDKVDRLKLAEIVKQAIEERTNLEESH